One Periophthalmus magnuspinnatus isolate fPerMag1 chromosome 8, fPerMag1.2.pri, whole genome shotgun sequence genomic window carries:
- the si:ch73-256g18.2 gene encoding small integral membrane protein 36 encodes MGFLENYQEIDPVTLNLCILIASYVILLLVFLISCIMYDCRGKDPTKEYAPEPAPTQSPIRLVVMQSSPAPVARWDAANMITTYHDHTDFREKKSTMV; translated from the coding sequence ATGGGCTTTCTGGAGAACTACCAGGAGATCGACCCAGTCACTCTGAACCTGTGCATCCTCATCGCCAGCTACgtcatcctcctcctcgtcttcctcaTCTCCTGCATCATGTACGACTGCAGAGGGAAGGACCCGACCAAAGAGTACGCCCCCGAACCCGCCCCCACGCAGTCCCCCATACGCCTGGTTGTCATGCAGAGCTCGCCAGCGCCCGTCGCCCGCTGGGACGCCGCCAACATGATCACCACCTACCACGACCACACGGACTTTAGGGAGAAGAAGTCGACCATGGTCTGA